A region from the Desulfomarina profundi genome encodes:
- a CDS encoding DMT family transporter has protein sequence MKYYFYAIGAIFCWASLPVATGSGLDEFSTEELMFYSFASATVFLYIQDILINRSAKIHLPGWRVSLMGIWGIFLYHYVYYQALDLVPLAEGAILATTWSFWIVVFSSFFIFRRLKLSILLIAFVGLCGAGMVIAAGKELSFDLVYMQGYLLALLCGLIWSSFSVGLSRMKRETNHEPMTAFTLYAALLSAVLFILTMPHEVPSTAGLFSAVYLGCVPLGLSFFLWNRAMNGGNLMVIGFLSYFTPPLAVFLVAVIKKEAVSGQVLLGMVLILAASIVGKLVLDRSQKQV, from the coding sequence ATGAAATACTATTTTTATGCGATAGGTGCGATATTCTGCTGGGCAAGTCTGCCCGTTGCCACCGGTTCCGGTCTTGATGAGTTCTCCACCGAAGAACTGATGTTTTACAGTTTTGCCAGTGCGACCGTCTTTCTGTATATCCAGGATATTCTCATTAATAGAAGTGCAAAGATTCATCTGCCCGGCTGGAGAGTATCTCTTATGGGTATTTGGGGGATATTTCTTTATCATTATGTCTATTATCAGGCTCTGGACCTTGTTCCTCTGGCTGAAGGTGCGATTCTGGCTACAACATGGTCGTTCTGGATTGTTGTTTTTTCTTCTTTTTTCATCTTCAGGCGGTTGAAATTATCGATATTGCTCATCGCTTTTGTCGGGTTATGCGGGGCTGGTATGGTTATTGCGGCGGGAAAGGAGTTGAGTTTTGATCTTGTCTATATGCAGGGTTACCTGCTTGCACTTTTATGCGGATTGATATGGTCGAGTTTTTCGGTTGGGTTGTCCCGAATGAAGAGAGAAACAAACCATGAGCCGATGACGGCTTTTACGCTTTATGCCGCCCTGCTGTCTGCAGTTCTTTTTATACTGACAATGCCCCATGAGGTGCCGTCTACAGCAGGGTTGTTTTCTGCAGTGTATCTGGGATGTGTTCCTCTGGGACTTTCGTTTTTCCTGTGGAACAGGGCAATGAACGGGGGGAACCTGATGGTAATCGGATTTCTATCCTATTTTACCCCTCCTCTGGCGGTGTTTCTTGTAGCAGTAATAAAAAAAGAAGCCGTTTCCGGGCAGGTTCTCCTGGGGATGGTACTGATTCTTGCCGCTTCAATTGTCGGCAAGCTGGTGCTCGACAGAAGTCAAAAGCAGGTGTAG
- a CDS encoding IS110 family RNA-guided transposase, producing MNSITIGMDLGDKTNFVCIVGDRGTILLSKSIDNNVESIRKFFRKYKRTTVAIEAGTHSPWMSRLLSSMGCNVLVGNPRKLRAIWESDCKTDQRDAEMLARIARFDPNLLYPIQHKGEQVQADLALLHSRDLLVRTRSSQINHVRGIVKSFGERLPSCSTECFHKKAISHIPQQLQLGLGPVLILIAQLNEQIKALDKEIESISSERYPETELLRRVKGVGPITALAFVLTVEDPGRFGKSRQIGPYLGLTPRRDQSGETDKQLRITKAGSPFLRKLLINSAQYILGPFGEDCNLQRFGLRLASRGGKNARRKAVVAVGRKLAILLHRLWKYGEIYDPVYKRNVLSRRKAA from the coding sequence ATGAACAGTATAACAATTGGAATGGATTTAGGCGATAAAACAAATTTTGTTTGTATTGTGGGTGACAGAGGTACCATCCTGCTGAGTAAATCTATAGACAACAATGTAGAATCCATAAGAAAATTTTTTAGGAAATATAAAAGAACTACGGTCGCTATTGAAGCGGGAACTCATTCCCCATGGATGAGTAGACTCCTGAGCTCCATGGGCTGTAATGTTTTAGTGGGGAACCCAAGAAAACTACGTGCAATATGGGAGAGTGATTGTAAGACAGATCAGCGAGATGCTGAAATGCTTGCAAGGATAGCACGATTCGATCCCAATTTGCTTTATCCGATACAACATAAAGGTGAACAGGTACAAGCGGATCTTGCACTATTGCACTCAAGAGATTTATTGGTGAGAACCCGCTCTAGTCAGATTAATCATGTTCGTGGCATTGTAAAATCCTTTGGTGAGCGGTTACCAAGTTGTAGCACAGAATGTTTTCATAAAAAGGCTATATCCCATATTCCTCAACAGTTGCAGCTTGGCCTTGGACCTGTACTGATACTCATTGCACAGCTTAACGAACAAATTAAAGCTTTGGATAAAGAAATCGAGAGTATCAGCAGTGAGCGGTATCCTGAGACAGAGTTGCTCAGGCGAGTGAAAGGAGTCGGTCCTATAACAGCTCTGGCATTTGTGTTGACGGTTGAAGATCCTGGTAGATTTGGAAAAAGCAGACAGATTGGCCCATATCTCGGGCTGACACCTCGTCGCGATCAATCTGGAGAGACAGATAAACAGCTTCGAATAACCAAAGCTGGCAGTCCGTTTTTACGAAAGCTATTGATAAATTCGGCGCAATATATTCTTGGCCCATTTGGAGAGGACTGTAACCTGCAACGTTTTGGTTTACGTCTGGCATCTAGAGGCGGGAAAAATGCAAGACGTAAAGCTGTAGTGGCAGTGGGAAGGAAATTAGCAATACTCCTACATCGTCTGTGGAAATATGGAGAAATATATGACCCGGTTTACAAACGTAACGTTTTATCAAGAAGAAAGGCAGCATGA
- a CDS encoding MerR family DNA-binding protein: protein MLRLKFILKLKNLGISLKEIQELSDIFDINEKNFTTITPKLIEILDSHISRVDEKMASLSSLRKDIVEYRIRITDYLATAGKN from the coding sequence ATTCTCCGTCTCAAGTTTATCCTGAAACTGAAAAACCTGGGTATTTCCTTAAAAGAAATCCAGGAACTCTCTGATATTTTTGATATTAACGAGAAAAATTTTACAACAATCACCCCGAAACTCATTGAAATACTGGACAGTCACATCTCCCGTGTGGACGAAAAAATGGCAAGTCTCTCCTCTCTGCGAAAGGATATAGTAGAATACAGAATCCGAATCACCGATTATCTTGCAACGGCAGGTAAAAACTGA
- a CDS encoding MerR family DNA-binding transcriptional regulator translates to MSPTEDKPVQIGALAKSLGITTRTIRYYEEIGLMGKTDRLGGEPGAITGMIFSVSSLS, encoded by the coding sequence ATGAGCCCCACAGAAGACAAACCGGTCCAGATCGGAGCACTGGCAAAAAGCCTTGGCATTACCACCCGTACGATTCGTTACTATGAAGAAATTGGACTTATGGGCAAAACTGACCGGCTGGGGGGGGAACCAGGAGCTATAACAGGGATGATATTCTCCGTCTCAAGTTTATCCTGA
- a CDS encoding heterodisulfide reductase-related iron-sulfur binding cluster, which yields MEFTREIYWNVGHGVWTLLPMYLLTLGAFFVLIKLFLQRIAVYKQGLPLERTDRTADRIQGMITKILFQQKVIRVRWPGLLHGMFFWGFGLLFIGTCLIVVQADFTDLLFDVKFLTGTFYKLFSIVLDLAGLVCIVMLAGLLVRRYFFPPEGLETKKDDAVMHGLLLAILLTGFVIEGARMAVTEMGTPLASWSPVGLGVASLLSGLGEPTLLLLHKGTWWFHLLLVMAFFILIPSTKFRHIITTSANYFFEDLGPKGKLVNLDLEDEDAETFGATNLKELTWKDIFDSDACTLCKRCQDRCPAYNTGKPLSPMKLVNQIGDAAFNDPDVNLIELIGKDVLWACTTCRACQEICPASIEHISKIVDLRRSMVLMEGEFPGDEVMTAMEATEVNGNPLGIGYAERGEWAEELGVHVLAEDKEIDVLYFVGCYGSFDKRNIAVAKSFVKLCQAAGVRLGILGKEEKCCGEPMRKMGNEYLYQTLAMENIELINFYDIKKIVTTCPHCYNTLEKDYRDLGLEVEVVTYTVFLEELIQSGRLKIHSENLSCTYHDSCYLGRHNDIYDAPRSLIRAAGGSLVEMKKNRAEAFCCSAGGGRIMAEENIGERINIKRVNMAMETGAEILLSNCPFCLTMFEDGVKGAEVEEQLTPRDIAEILAERIQA from the coding sequence ATGGAATTTACACGTGAAATTTACTGGAATGTGGGGCATGGGGTCTGGACGCTGCTGCCCATGTATCTTCTGACCCTTGGGGCGTTTTTTGTGCTGATCAAGCTGTTTCTACAACGCATTGCCGTGTATAAACAGGGGTTGCCGCTGGAGCGAACCGATCGTACTGCGGACCGGATCCAGGGAATGATCACGAAAATACTGTTCCAGCAGAAAGTTATCCGGGTGAGGTGGCCGGGTCTGTTGCATGGCATGTTCTTCTGGGGATTCGGTCTGCTTTTCATTGGAACCTGCCTTATTGTTGTCCAGGCTGATTTTACAGATCTGCTTTTTGATGTGAAATTCCTGACAGGTACATTTTACAAACTTTTCTCCATTGTTCTTGATCTGGCAGGTCTTGTCTGTATTGTCATGCTGGCGGGGTTGCTTGTCAGGCGTTATTTTTTTCCTCCCGAAGGGTTGGAGACGAAAAAAGACGATGCTGTCATGCACGGACTGCTTCTTGCCATTCTTCTTACCGGTTTTGTGATCGAAGGGGCCCGGATGGCTGTAACTGAAATGGGTACTCCACTTGCCAGCTGGTCACCGGTAGGGCTGGGGGTTGCCTCGCTCCTGTCCGGCCTGGGAGAGCCGACCCTTCTTCTCCTGCACAAGGGGACCTGGTGGTTTCATCTTCTTCTGGTGATGGCTTTCTTTATTTTAATTCCCTCCACTAAATTCCGTCATATCATTACCACCAGTGCCAATTATTTTTTCGAGGATCTGGGACCAAAAGGAAAACTGGTCAATCTTGACCTGGAAGATGAGGATGCTGAAACATTCGGGGCGACCAACCTGAAGGAACTGACATGGAAGGATATCTTCGACAGTGATGCCTGCACTCTCTGCAAGCGCTGTCAGGATCGCTGTCCTGCTTACAATACCGGAAAACCGTTATCGCCCATGAAGCTGGTCAACCAGATTGGAGATGCCGCTTTCAATGATCCGGATGTAAACCTGATTGAACTGATCGGTAAGGATGTGCTCTGGGCCTGTACCACGTGCCGGGCCTGCCAGGAGATCTGTCCTGCATCCATTGAACATATAAGCAAAATCGTAGACCTCAGGCGGAGTATGGTCCTGATGGAAGGGGAATTTCCTGGTGATGAGGTAATGACAGCAATGGAAGCCACCGAAGTCAACGGCAATCCCCTGGGAATCGGTTATGCGGAACGAGGCGAATGGGCGGAAGAGCTGGGTGTGCACGTGCTGGCCGAGGATAAGGAAATCGATGTCCTCTATTTTGTCGGTTGCTACGGTTCCTTTGATAAGAGAAATATTGCCGTTGCCAAAAGTTTTGTGAAACTGTGTCAGGCGGCGGGAGTCAGGCTCGGCATACTCGGTAAGGAAGAAAAATGCTGTGGCGAACCCATGCGCAAGATGGGTAATGAGTACCTGTACCAGACCCTGGCCATGGAAAATATTGAACTGATAAACTTCTATGATATAAAGAAAATAGTCACAACCTGCCCCCACTGCTATAACACGCTTGAAAAAGATTATCGTGATCTCGGTCTTGAGGTTGAGGTGGTAACATACACGGTTTTTCTTGAGGAATTGATTCAGTCTGGCAGGCTGAAGATTCATTCCGAAAACCTCTCCTGTACCTACCATGATTCCTGTTACCTGGGGCGACACAACGATATTTATGACGCGCCTCGTTCACTCATCCGTGCCGCAGGTGGCAGCCTGGTTGAAATGAAGAAGAACAGGGCAGAAGCATTTTGCTGCAGTGCCGGAGGTGGCCGGATAATGGCCGAGGAGAATATCGGTGAGCGGATTAATATCAAGCGGGTCAATATGGCTATGGAAACCGGGGCAGAGATACTGCTGTCCAACTGTCCCTTCTGCCTGACCATGTTTGAGGACGGTGTCAAAGGGGCAGAGGTGGAAGAACAGTTAACCCCCAGAGATATTGCCGAAATTCTGGCGGAAAGGATTCAGGCGTAA
- a CDS encoding electron transfer flavoprotein subunit beta/FixA family protein, translated as MKILVCIKQVPDMESKFKVDDSGTWYDRADLAWRMNEYDEYAVEQAVQLKEQVGDSDLTVLCIGGDQVKETMKKALAMGCDRGAHILDDEVSTKEPYQIASIIAEYAQDKSFDLIFTGMQSQDRGSGQVGILVAEFLGLPSVSTIVDFVYEDGKIDVKRELEGGVKACVGLSAPALLTCQLGLNTPRYPTLPNIMKAKKKELLSIPVEDLLKVEARQETARVYFPEKKGGGLVLEGEVDQLADQLIQILKEKTGVFA; from the coding sequence ATGAAGATTCTTGTCTGTATAAAGCAGGTTCCTGATATGGAATCCAAGTTTAAAGTCGACGACAGCGGGACCTGGTATGACAGGGCCGATCTTGCCTGGAGAATGAACGAATATGATGAGTATGCTGTAGAGCAGGCTGTACAGTTGAAAGAGCAGGTGGGTGATAGCGATCTCACCGTGCTGTGCATAGGCGGGGATCAGGTCAAGGAAACAATGAAAAAAGCCCTCGCCATGGGATGTGATCGTGGGGCCCATATTCTCGATGACGAGGTGAGCACCAAGGAACCCTACCAGATTGCCTCCATTATCGCTGAATATGCTCAAGATAAAAGCTTTGATCTTATTTTTACCGGTATGCAGTCCCAGGATCGAGGCAGTGGACAGGTGGGTATATTGGTAGCTGAATTTCTGGGACTGCCTAGTGTTTCCACCATTGTTGACTTTGTGTACGAGGATGGAAAAATCGATGTCAAGCGAGAGCTTGAAGGTGGTGTCAAGGCCTGTGTCGGTCTGTCTGCACCCGCCCTGCTAACCTGCCAGCTTGGCCTGAATACTCCACGTTATCCCACGTTGCCCAATATCATGAAGGCCAAGAAAAAAGAACTGCTTTCCATTCCTGTTGAAGATCTGCTCAAGGTTGAGGCGAGGCAGGAAACTGCCAGGGTGTATTTCCCCGAAAAGAAAGGTGGTGGGCTTGTGCTGGAGGGTGAGGTCGACCAGCTTGCCGATCAGTTGATTCAGATTTTGAAAGAGAAAACAGGTGTTTTTGCATAA
- a CDS encoding electron transfer flavoprotein subunit alpha/FixB family protein, translating into MKLLLIAEYRDGQLLAGWSELLAFSREMGGESVFFLVGSEEHLPTCDEKLYLADSSACGEYNPDLHKKLIVDIVNKEQPDMVVFSHSSYGWDLAPRVAFALGASQVSEVVDVSDGVPVIPVCNSKLRREVKIKTDQAVVTLQAGAFGLQEEPSGTPTVEKISVDAAGRTTFTGYEQAESGGVDLAKASVIVSAGRGIGKPENVEMIAGLARALGGEYGASRPVVDSEWVEHNRQVGTTGQTVAPKLYVACGISGAIQHLAGMKKSEFIVAVNTDKDAPVGEVADVLVVADLKQFVPVLTEKIESL; encoded by the coding sequence ATGAAACTGTTACTTATAGCGGAGTACAGAGATGGTCAATTGCTGGCGGGTTGGAGTGAACTGCTGGCATTTTCCAGAGAAATGGGTGGAGAAAGTGTGTTTTTCCTGGTCGGCAGCGAAGAACATTTACCGACCTGTGACGAAAAACTCTATCTGGCTGACAGTTCTGCCTGTGGTGAATACAATCCCGATCTTCATAAGAAGCTCATCGTTGATATCGTAAACAAAGAGCAGCCTGACATGGTAGTTTTCAGCCATTCTTCCTATGGTTGGGATCTTGCTCCACGTGTGGCTTTTGCCTTGGGAGCTTCGCAGGTTTCCGAGGTGGTTGATGTTTCGGACGGTGTACCTGTGATTCCTGTCTGCAACAGCAAATTGAGGCGTGAGGTGAAAATAAAAACAGATCAGGCCGTAGTCACTCTTCAGGCGGGCGCTTTTGGCTTGCAGGAAGAGCCATCCGGTACACCTACCGTGGAGAAAATTTCTGTTGACGCTGCCGGAAGGACGACTTTCACCGGGTACGAACAGGCTGAAAGCGGTGGGGTCGATCTGGCCAAAGCTTCTGTAATTGTCAGCGCTGGTCGTGGAATAGGCAAGCCCGAGAATGTAGAAATGATAGCTGGTCTTGCCAGGGCTCTTGGTGGTGAATATGGGGCGTCCAGACCTGTTGTTGACTCCGAATGGGTGGAACATAACAGACAGGTAGGTACGACCGGGCAGACTGTCGCTCCCAAGCTGTATGTTGCCTGTGGTATTTCCGGTGCCATTCAGCACCTTGCCGGCATGAAAAAATCAGAATTTATTGTTGCGGTTAATACCGATAAGGATGCCCCGGTGGGAGAGGTGGCTGATGTCCTTGTTGTTGCCGATCTCAAACAGTTTGTTCCGGTGTTGACCGAGAAAATAGAGTCCCTGTAA
- a CDS encoding acyl-CoA thioesterase translates to MKALTEIKVRGYHCDFYGHVNNARYLEFFEEDRWARLESSIDLQKWAEKGLIFLVVNINVNYRSAAPVGATLAVISRLEKIGNKSAVLKQEIVYKETEELVADALVTFVVRDRSGAVEMTGEILKEIEKLG, encoded by the coding sequence ATGAAAGCTTTAACTGAAATAAAAGTCAGGGGATATCACTGTGATTTTTATGGACATGTGAATAACGCCCGATATCTCGAATTCTTTGAAGAAGACAGGTGGGCTCGCCTTGAATCATCCATCGATCTGCAGAAGTGGGCAGAAAAAGGGTTGATTTTTCTTGTTGTAAATATCAATGTCAATTATCGCAGTGCTGCCCCGGTTGGTGCAACACTCGCAGTGATTTCACGTCTTGAAAAAATTGGTAACAAAAGTGCAGTGTTAAAGCAGGAAATAGTATATAAGGAAACTGAGGAACTTGTGGCGGATGCCTTGGTGACCTTTGTGGTTCGGGATCGCAGCGGAGCGGTCGAGATGACAGGAGAGATCCTGAAAGAGATAGAAAAGCTGGGGTAA
- a CDS encoding OmpP1/FadL family transporter yields MKKRISVLALASIFAAGSALASGWRIPEQSVDSTAKAGANVASASRADASYYNPANMSWMDDTWYLEVDATYIYLSEIDYEDARNPAFNSSSESENFFVPTGFAVSPLFGGFRFGFAVVAPYGLSKQWKDPYAKAVAEEFSLTVIEVNPTVSYKIGDMFSIAAGPRMLYADATVKSDASGLGVPLSRDMDDSTVEWGWNVAAAVKPIEPLNISATYRSHVDLDFEDNARLNLMGTKLTLSTDVSVPAPAVFTLAVAYDVLENLNVELGWDRTFWSEYDKLDFNFSPTVPGNPFEPPVEKNWDDSDAFRIGLTYALNDSLTLMGGFAFDNNPVPTETVSFELPDSDAFLYSLGAQYKINEKLEVGLGFLYDYKKTRTVKVTPTDRVYGEFTNASAILITAGLNYKF; encoded by the coding sequence ATGAAAAAAAGGATATCTGTGTTAGCGTTGGCGTCCATTTTTGCGGCAGGTTCGGCATTAGCGTCCGGCTGGAGAATACCTGAGCAGTCCGTTGATTCAACGGCAAAAGCAGGTGCAAACGTTGCATCAGCTTCGCGGGCTGACGCTTCCTATTATAATCCCGCCAATATGTCCTGGATGGATGATACCTGGTATTTGGAGGTTGATGCAACATACATCTACCTTTCTGAAATTGACTATGAAGACGCGCGTAATCCCGCTTTTAATTCAAGTTCCGAGTCGGAAAACTTCTTTGTGCCCACCGGTTTTGCAGTTTCTCCACTGTTCGGTGGTTTTCGCTTTGGTTTTGCAGTGGTTGCTCCTTACGGTCTTTCAAAGCAATGGAAAGACCCTTACGCGAAAGCTGTAGCCGAGGAGTTTTCACTGACTGTTATTGAAGTCAATCCGACGGTTTCCTATAAGATAGGTGATATGTTTTCAATAGCAGCCGGGCCTCGGATGCTCTATGCCGATGCCACGGTTAAAAGCGATGCTTCAGGCCTTGGGGTTCCCCTGTCCAGAGACATGGACGACAGTACTGTAGAGTGGGGGTGGAATGTTGCAGCAGCTGTTAAACCGATAGAGCCTTTAAATATTTCCGCCACCTATCGTTCCCATGTGGACCTGGATTTTGAAGACAATGCCAGACTGAATCTCATGGGGACGAAGTTGACCCTGAGTACCGATGTTTCCGTTCCCGCGCCCGCTGTATTTACCCTGGCAGTTGCCTATGATGTTCTTGAAAATCTGAATGTGGAACTGGGGTGGGACAGAACATTCTGGTCAGAATACGATAAGCTTGATTTCAATTTTTCTCCGACGGTACCGGGTAATCCTTTCGAGCCACCGGTCGAAAAGAACTGGGATGATTCCGACGCCTTCCGTATCGGGCTGACCTATGCACTCAATGATTCCCTGACTCTGATGGGTGGTTTTGCCTTTGATAACAATCCTGTTCCTACTGAGACCGTTTCCTTTGAATTACCGGATTCCGATGCTTTCCTCTATTCCCTGGGAGCCCAGTATAAGATCAATGAGAAACTGGAAGTGGGTCTTGGTTTCCTTTATGACTACAAGAAAACCAGGACCGTTAAGGTGACACCAACTGACAGGGTCTATGGTGAATTTACCAATGCCTCTGCTATTTTGATTACAGCGGGATTGAATTATAAGTTTTAA
- a CDS encoding radical SAM protein: MDYQGNIFRPPSEAYSILLQVTTGCSHNKCTFCRMYKESRFSIKNDDIIMADIDFAAQHCRHQNRLFLCDGDALILPQKRLVKILSAIREKLPWVTRVGVYANTKSIRRKSREELEELRNLGLGIAYMGLESGDDVTLQAINKGSDSARMIEMGKKIRKSGIKLSITVLLGIAQKIRSRIHAEETGRVLTAIDPEYVGALSLMLTPETPLYNSWQKGEFYLLNAAEMLEELFIMLDNTELSDGYFHANHASNYLPIKAKLPADKAATMELISRALQGKINLKPEAMRGL, translated from the coding sequence ATGGACTACCAGGGAAATATTTTCAGACCACCCAGCGAAGCCTACAGCATACTGTTACAGGTAACCACCGGCTGTTCTCACAACAAATGTACCTTCTGTCGAATGTATAAGGAAAGTCGATTTTCCATTAAAAACGACGATATCATCATGGCTGATATCGATTTTGCAGCACAGCACTGTCGTCACCAGAACAGACTGTTTCTCTGCGACGGAGACGCTCTGATCCTGCCCCAGAAAAGACTTGTAAAAATTCTTTCCGCTATCAGGGAAAAACTTCCCTGGGTCACCAGGGTCGGGGTTTATGCAAACACCAAATCCATTCGTAGAAAAAGCAGGGAAGAACTGGAAGAACTTCGAAACCTGGGGCTCGGTATTGCCTATATGGGGCTTGAGTCTGGAGATGATGTCACCCTGCAGGCCATCAACAAAGGTTCAGATTCTGCCAGAATGATTGAGATGGGAAAAAAAATCCGCAAAAGCGGTATCAAACTCTCCATCACTGTTCTTCTGGGCATTGCCCAGAAAATCCGATCCCGCATTCATGCTGAGGAAACCGGTCGGGTTCTGACGGCAATTGATCCCGAATATGTGGGAGCACTCAGCCTTATGCTTACACCGGAAACACCACTGTACAATAGCTGGCAAAAGGGAGAATTTTATCTCTTGAATGCTGCTGAAATGCTGGAAGAACTCTTTATCATGCTTGACAACACTGAGCTCTCAGACGGTTATTTTCACGCCAATCATGCTTCAAATTATCTGCCGATCAAAGCAAAACTGCCGGCTGACAAAGCTGCAACCATGGAGTTGATCAGCAGGGCTCTCCAGGGAAAAATCAACCTGAAACCTGAAGCGATGCGGGGTCTCTGA
- a CDS encoding 2'-5' RNA ligase family protein: MRPKEPLTLLRKRIENTLKIIGIRGENRKYSPHITLARLKNCPIRHLQQFLVTNSFLESPEFYVNGFSLYSSRLTTKGAIHSLLERYDFMVSH; the protein is encoded by the coding sequence GTGAGGCCGAAGGAGCCACTTACTCTTTTACGCAAACGAATAGAAAATACTCTTAAAATAATCGGTATCCGGGGAGAAAACCGAAAATATTCTCCTCATATCACCCTGGCCAGGCTGAAAAACTGCCCGATCCGACACCTGCAGCAATTTCTTGTGACTAACAGTTTTCTTGAAAGCCCAGAGTTTTATGTAAACGGATTCAGTCTCTATTCCAGCAGACTTACCACAAAAGGAGCCATTCATTCCCTGCTGGAACGATATGATTTTATGGTGTCACATTAA
- the thpR gene encoding RNA 2',3'-cyclic phosphodiesterase: MKRIFIAVDLPDNIRKGLTGLGSSLPRARTVPTDQLHLTLKFIGEVEGGKLLDIKECLQETALENKSFALRLKGVGVFPPRSTPVFSGQE, encoded by the coding sequence TTGAAACGGATTTTTATTGCCGTCGATCTGCCGGACAATATCAGGAAAGGATTAACCGGGCTTGGCAGTTCACTGCCCCGGGCGCGAACGGTACCCACCGACCAGCTCCACCTTACCCTGAAGTTCATAGGCGAGGTTGAAGGAGGAAAGCTGCTGGATATAAAGGAGTGTCTCCAGGAAACAGCTCTGGAAAATAAAAGTTTTGCTCTCCGTCTCAAGGGAGTTGGCGTTTTTCCACCCCGTTCCACCCCCGTGTTCTCTGGGCAGGAGTGA
- a CDS encoding tRNA threonylcarbamoyladenosine dehydratase codes for MKIPTATKHLPWWNFKIKLQNSNSMDRFKRTRQLLGNEKFQLLQSKRVTIVGLGAVGGYALEGLIRAGISNLRLVDFDTVQPSNINRQILALENTLGKPKVEAARERGLTINPHCRIESQQLFAGEETLEKILSPPPDLLIDAIDSLNPKSQLLSASFHLEIPTISSMGAALRTDPLLIRTGDLFDTTGCPLAKHLRKRLRKRNITHGIRVVYSTEKINFDYKKAQENTKEKIIGETPFADRGRKRNSLGSLPTITGIFGLIIANMAILQLSSRGENN; via the coding sequence ATGAAAATCCCAACAGCGACAAAACACCTTCCATGGTGGAATTTTAAGATAAAACTTCAGAACTCAAATTCCATGGACCGTTTTAAAAGAACCAGACAGTTACTCGGCAATGAGAAATTCCAATTACTCCAGTCAAAAAGAGTGACCATAGTCGGTCTTGGAGCCGTTGGAGGATATGCCCTGGAAGGACTTATTCGGGCCGGGATAAGTAATCTGCGTCTTGTCGATTTTGATACAGTGCAACCCAGTAATATAAACAGACAGATTCTTGCCCTGGAAAATACCCTGGGAAAACCAAAGGTTGAGGCAGCCAGAGAGAGAGGGTTGACCATCAATCCCCATTGCCGAATAGAATCTCAACAGCTTTTTGCAGGAGAAGAAACTCTCGAAAAAATCCTTTCCCCACCTCCGGATCTGTTAATTGATGCCATTGATTCTCTCAATCCAAAGAGTCAACTCCTGTCGGCATCCTTTCACCTTGAAATCCCCACAATCAGCTCCATGGGCGCAGCCCTTCGCACTGACCCTTTGCTCATCAGGACAGGTGATCTTTTTGATACTACCGGCTGCCCTCTAGCAAAACACTTACGTAAACGGCTGAGAAAAAGAAATATCACCCACGGCATACGCGTTGTTTATTCAACGGAGAAGATCAACTTCGATTATAAAAAAGCACAGGAAAATACAAAGGAAAAAATTATCGGAGAAACTCCTTTTGCAGACAGAGGCAGAAAACGCAACAGTCTCGGGAGCCTTCCAACGATCACAGGAATTTTCGGTCTCATCATTGCCAATATGGCCATCCTGCAATTGAGCAGCAGAGGGGAGAACAATTGA
- a CDS encoding Fur family transcriptional regulator, whose protein sequence is MQLRMTNQREIILSELKKSRQHLTADELYDRVKKDMPRISLATVYRNLEILSEAGLIGKLEISGRQKRFDYDVSEHDHIYCAICHRVDNLDIDRQGLHAREIKAVKGYRVSGYRLEIVGICPACQKKQEKKEKEK, encoded by the coding sequence ATGCAACTTCGAATGACAAATCAGCGGGAGATTATTCTCAGCGAGCTGAAAAAAAGCAGACAGCACCTGACCGCTGATGAGTTGTATGACAGGGTGAAAAAGGATATGCCGAGGATCAGCCTGGCAACCGTTTATCGGAACCTGGAAATTCTCTCCGAGGCAGGATTGATCGGAAAACTGGAAATCAGTGGCCGGCAGAAGCGATTTGATTATGATGTCTCAGAGCATGATCATATTTATTGTGCAATCTGTCACCGGGTTGATAACCTGGATATTGACCGTCAGGGGTTGCATGCCAGGGAAATCAAGGCTGTGAAAGGTTACCGTGTTTCAGGTTACAGGCTGGAAATTGTGGGTATCTGTCCGGCCTGTCAGAAAAAACAGGAAAAAAAGGAGAAGGAAAAATGA